The genome window GAAGATGTGTCAACAGGTCATTAGTTCAACTAGTGGGTGAGTAGTTGAATCAGCAGGTCACTaattatatttaaatattatgtttcATAATTTTTGGTATAAGATATATGATATGAACTATAACAAATAATGCCATAGCAAAtgctcatttaatttaatttgatatagaataattaattcatataagaatcagcaaaacataaatttatttagtaatccaccaaacttcaagtgtaaaattttatctgcgtttagtgtaattatctagcTTATTTACGAAATTTAAGtgcaaaaatttattaaaaacaatatttgtctttaaaatgaataatgtaatatgttatttttgaaatccattttataacttatagagTTTGGAGGGTCAtaaattaaaagattccaaataaaatttttttgaaaaaaaaaaagaataaagatgAAATTGACAAAACATTCATATATTATAAGAAATCTACTCAACTAATGTATGGCAAGCGGTCCGATGGTGAGCATCAGAAGAGTTGGGGGGGCTGGTGGTGGCCGGCGGCGAAGGTGGTAGTGGGTTGAggtgggggaggaagaagaagaaaggaggaaggGAAATTATTTTTGCGTGTTTTGGGTATTTTAAAATGTGTAGTTTAAAATTTTAGAGAAATTTTTTTAGgttactgtagttaaagttgttaaaaaactggTAAGAGACAAATTTAGtcaaaaactcatttgccaAATAAGCCCCAGTTCGTAGACAAAATTGACGGGATTTCCTGTTTTAATCTGGTTGAACAGTCGGATTATTGATCGGTTAACATGTTCTATATTTAAACGATCTAATTAGAAATTTAACCCAATCCAATGGTCGGTTCACCAGATTGATCGGATTGATCGCTGGGTCGGGTCGGATTTAATAACTATAGTACCACACCTAAAAgcaatccaaaagaaaaaaaaaaaaggaaaaacccaAAAATCCCAGGCTAATTGATTAGAATATTGGTGTATAAAAGAAAAGTCAGACACTTGCGGGTCTGACAGGGGCATCGTATAAATCTATGGGTGCCGGGCCGTGTCAGCCCGGCACCTGACACCAAAAAAATATTGCACTTAAACATTCCTAACAAATAGATAAACAAATAAGTCatattaaacaaaataaacaaagaaacaaaataaacaaaacagTAAACAAAGAAAGAGAAGTAAACTTAATACATAATCCTAGGTCACATATCAAGTTTAAATTAATTCCTAAATTAAAGTCAAACTAATTAAAACTTAATTTGAGTAATTGAGAAGGCAAATAAACCTAACTTTGAATTCTCTAAACAAGGGATCATATGGAAACATTTAAATTAAAGTTCCAACTTCAACTAATAAAGTTTCAGAAACTAGGGGTCAAAATTAACAAGAAAGGGAAAGTTGAAGGAATTGACTGCAATTTTGAAATTTGTCTTCCTATAAAACGAATTTAATTGCTATGCCTCTGTTTCTTCTCTGCTCAAGTTCGCCAATGTTGGACCACAGCCTCCTCTCTCTCACGTATGGGCACACACTCACATAATGGCCCCAGAATAAGGTCAAATTTTGGGTAAAAGATAGAAAGGTAAAAACATATACAACTGTCACATTTGTTGCTTATGATACAAAAGTAAAAATCAAGATACTGAGCATGTCGAATTAAATCAAACTTGAATAAGCATCTATTGTTTCCTTAATCTCAATAAGTAATTTCATCAATTGAGCTAATATAATCAATTAAGTAATTCAAAGCACGTGCAAGAAAAGATGGCGTCAATAGACTCAGAGATCTCAAGAAGATTATATTTGCTGAAAAAAGGGAAATAAAGCGACTCACACAAGGTTCAGAGAAGTTAAAGGAAAATGTAATTTGGTTTTACAGTATTTGCAAGTTATGCATCTTCCCCAATTTAGTTCCTTTGTTTAGATTAGTCATGCAATATTTGTCTTGAATATATTTATGTGATTAACTAGGCTACCGAGCTTCAGAACAAGATAGAAAATGAAAGAGGTAAAAGGTTGAgaatcaaaaagtcaaaagttgaCAGAAATCAGTCCTTAAGTTCATGAAACAACCAAAATAGATGTGAGGTTCTATGGATATGTATATCTCAGTTAACTAAAACTGCTTATTCGACGggacatgaaaaaaaaaaagggactagATCAATCACCACGAAGTTCAAAGCAAAACAGGTGAGAAAACAACAAGGCTGAAGAATGGATTGAGGATTCAGAAGGACAAATAACATCTTAATGCAGAGAAATAATCATGCATAACTACCTTCAAAGAGATTTAGCAGAAGGCGTTTATTGTTCAGGAGACTTATCTAACAATACTCAGACCATTAAACTTAAGTACATATGTTTTTCCATTCAAAAGTGTTTAATGCAGACTCGCAGAGGTATTACCCTTATTTCTTGCATTCCTCTTTCTGGCATCGGCTATAATCAACCTATCAGAATGGGTTTTTTAATAGCAATAGCCCAGGGATTATCCAAAGCTGACTCCCCTAAAGCTTGATGGCAACTCAATATATTAGCAAAGGTGGGATCCACCAAAATGGATCTCCATTTCCCATATTCAGTTGAGGCATTTTAACAAACAGGTTATGAGCATATGCCCCAAAACTTAAAACCCAAGTTGCAGTCTTCCAACTTCAATGGGGCAGTTAAGAACAAAATCgtaaacaaatttcagcacatTTATAAATTGCACATAAATTTTTTAGAGCTTTCAGATTAGATGTAGAAATTATGTAAGAAGAAACATACAAAATTATTCCGCCGCAGAAGATCAACTGAGTGGTGGCGTGATCAGTTCTGGTGACCGCTGTGGAGCCCTCTTTTCCTCCTCcccttttattcttgatttgatctatttttctcctctttttttcccccttttttgttgggattttggctaattgattagaatataggtgaaaaaaaaaatattcagaCACTTGCGGGTCTGACAGGGGTTCTGTATATATCTATGTCAGCCCGGCACTTGacacaaaaatattttttttttaataaaagacaCATGGACACAGCCCGGCACCTGACAAAGACTGCAAAAGCTGGCTGCCGGGCACTCTCTGCCCGGCAGCCAGTCAAAGGGGAGTCAGTACTTGTTTTGCAGCTTCAAGGAGAGACACTCCACTAGGCCTTGTATCTTTTCCCAAGAAAACCTCTGCTGCCCATTCTCCATCAAGTgcaattttttccttcttaacAAAATCATCTAAAATCTGTTTCAAAGAAAATGTAAATGCTCATCTTTTGTACCTGATAATAAGTAAAATTATGACTGAAACAAAAAAACCTGAGATGACACCTAACTCAGATATAAATATAATAGCGCATGGCAACTAGGTGCAGAATAAGTTTTAAACTAGTAGCGTATGTTGATTTAAGATGTGTGATAAACGCTGCTGTTAGTCTAAATCTCTTATACCAGCTACAAACACACCATAATAAGCACCATTACATACCACAGATTCTTTCCCTACCCAAACCTAAGGTCTAATCATAATCCAAAAAGTACCTATACTGTCCATACAAACTAGACTGAGAAAGGAATTAAATCAACGAATTTTGCCAAAATCAGGTCCAGATGGATAGCAGAAagaaattaccaaaaaaaaaaagtgaagagaACATGGTGGATTGCCAATCAATTACAACTTTTGAACTACATATTCTAGAGGCATATATTAACGAATTTGACAAAATGAACCTTAGCTTGTTAGTGCTACATTTTACACCTTTTCGCATGCATTTACTGAATTTAGTAAATAAATGAACAACACAATCACTTCTTTCTTATTCATTAGATAGGCAGCAAAACATGACGTTTCCCCCAATTCTCCTAAGAATTAAGGAAGTGCATAAATAAAGAGAATAACCAGCTCAAATGAGACATCACCTCAACCAGGGTATAGGAATCAGGTGCATTAGCAAGTGACTCAGCAAATGGTTCCCAATCCTGAGTCAACATTCCACCACTAGGGTCTGCTACTTTGATTCCATTATCGGAAATTTCATTGTGTGATGCGGTGATCATAAGTCCAATGACTGCCCTGGTTTTGAGTGATCTCAGCGCTGCCAATAATCCAACTCTGTACACTGCTGATTCTAGCAATGATGCATCGGCTCTGAACCCCGATGTTCCGTATGATAGCTTCACGCCTTGTGGAGGCGAGAAGTGAGATGAGATGTCGAGGAGAATAGATCGCTGTTTATCATTCAtctttctcttatttcttttgcTTTGAAGATTACAGAGAAATTCTTTGGACTTGAAGTTTAAACCTCAGAAACTGCTAAACCTCAGCCAGCTTTTGCAGTCTTTGTCAGGTGCCGAGCTGTATCCATGTgtcttttataaaaaaaaaaaaaaaatatttttgtgtCAGGTGCCGGGCTCTGACATAGATATATACAGAACCCCTGTCAGACCCACAAGTGtctgaatatttttttttccacctATATTCTAATCAATTAGCCAAAATCCCAAAggaaaaagcaacaaaaaagggggaaaaaaagaggagaaagaTAGATcaaatcaagaacaaaaggGGAGGAGGAAAAGAGGGCTCCACAGCGGTCACCAGAACTGATCACGCCACCACTCAGTTGATCTTCTGCGGCGGAATAATTTTGTACGTTTCTTCTTACATAATTTCTACATCTAATCTGAAAGCTCTAAAAAATTTATGTGCAATTTATAAatgtgctgaaatttgtttacGATTTTGTTCTTAACTGCCCCATTGAAGTTGGAAGACTGCAACTTGGGTTTTAAGTTTTGGGGCATATGCCCATAACCTGTTTGTTAAAATGCCTCAACTGAATATGGGAAATGGAGATCCATTTTGGTGGATCCCACCTTTGCTAATATATTGAGTTGCCATCAAGCTTTAGGGGAGTCAGCTTTGGATAATCCCTGGGCTATTGCTATTAAAAAACCCATTCTGATAGGTTGATTATAGCCGATGCCAGAAAGAGGAATGCAAGAAATAAGGGTAATACCTCTGCGAGTCTGCATTAAACACTTTTGAATGGAAAAACATATGTACTTAAGTTTAATGGTCTGAGTATTGTTAGATAAGTCTCCTGAACAATAAACGCCTTCTGTTCAATCTCTTTGAAGGTAGTTATGCATGATTATTTCTCTGCATTAAGATGTTATTTGTCCTTCTGAATCCTCAATCCATTCTTCAGCCTTGTTGTTGTTTTCTCACCTGTTTTGCTTTGAACTTCGTGGTGATTGATctagtcccttttttttttcatgtccCGTCGAATAAGCAGTTTTAGTTAACTGAGATATGCATATCCATAGAACCTCACATCTATTTTGGTTGTTTCATGAACTTAAGGACTGATTTCTGtcaacttttgactttttgattcTCAACCTTTTACCTCTTTCATTTTCTATCTTGTTCTGAAGCTCGGTAGCCTAGTTAATCGCATAAATATATTCAAGACAAATATTGCATGACTAATCCAAACAAAGGAACTAAATTGGGGAAGATGCATAACTTGCAAATACTGTAAAACCAAATTACATTTTCCTTTAACTTCTCTGAACCTTGTGTGAGTCGCTTTATTTCCCTTTTTTCAGCAAATATAATCTTCTTGAGATCTCTGAGTCTATTGACGCCATCTTTTCTTGCACGTGCTTTGAATTACTTAATTGATTATATTAGCTCAATTGATGAAATTACTTGTTGAGATTAAGGAAACAATAGATGCTTATTCAAGTTTGATTTAATTCGACATGCTCAGTATTTTGATTTTTACTTTTGTATCATAAGCAGCAAATGTGACAGTTGTGTATGTTTTTACCTTTCTATCTTTTACCCAAAATTTGACCTTATTCTGGGGCCATTATGTGAGTGTGTGCCCATACGTGAGAGAGAGGAGGCTGTGGTCCAACATTGGCGAACTTGAGCAGAGAAGAAACAGAGGCATAGCAATTAAATTCGTTTTATAGGAAGACAAATTTCAAAATTGCAGTCAATTCCTTCAACTTTCCCTTTCTTGTTAATTTTGACCCCTAGTTTCTGAAACTTTATTAGTTGAAGTTGGAACTTTAATTTAAATGTTTCCATATGATCCCTTGTTTAGAGAATTCAAAGTTAGGTTTATTTGCTTTCTCAATTACTCAAATTAAGTTTTAATTAGTTTGACTTTAATTTAGGAATTAATTTAAACTTGATATGTGACATAGGATTATGTATTAAGTTTACTTCTCTTTCTTTGTTTActgttttgtttattttgtggAATATGATTCTGGGTGTCGAGAGTGCGCCATTTCACCGCTTTTCCAGCAGAAGCTTGTACTTAGGTACTTTGACTTATTTGTTTATCTATTTGTTAGGAATGTTTAAGTGCAATATTTTCCTTTATGTTTATCATATGCATGTTACTTTCATAGCTTAAGTTATCTCATTTTTGGCCATAAAACTGGAAAAGCAACACCTAGACTAGCAGTTGTTTGCAGTGAGTGTGGGAGGTTCTCAAGGCTGACACCTTGATCTTCCTCACCATTGAGCTCATAAACTCATTTTGTCTTGTTTCCAAAGGACCAGGTAAAAGGATCTAGTTTTATCAATTcagaataaaaaatttattttctacaAATTGTTTAGGTGACTTCGTACTCTGAGAATTTAATATCGAGTTGCCACTCCTAGTTTTTGGTAACCCTTGCCTAGACTATTGGTGAGCCTATTCACCATCCCATTTGCCAAGTCTTTTTTTAggctatttcttttttctcttttatttatttaaaaataaaatttcctgaaaaaaaaaaatctttattttGGTTTCGTTTTGTTGCTCTACATTTGTACTTTTGCTAATATAGTAGCTTCATATAGTCCTCTATGTACATTAAAATGCTTTTCTTGTTTTGCCTCCATTTTGTATCTGCATGGATAGAGTTTACTGCTTATGTGGTGAAACTTAGTGTTCTTGTAGCTGCATGTAGTCCTTTCGTAAGTCCAATATGTTCACTCTGTGTTAGCTCTACTTTAGTAGGTGTATGTGTATAGCCTGCTGTGTATGAGATGAAAGTTTGGATTGTGGTAAAGGTTTTGAAATTTCGTGTTAAGTTTTTGTACGTGTATTGTTTTTTGCATTAGGCAACCaccgtttgtttttttttttatgttcttTTGGTTAGTCAATTGTGATCCTGATTATTCTGATTGATATTCATAATTGCTCTTCTCTCTCTGTTACATAATGGATGGAGGGTAACAAAATTCATGGATTGCCATCATTTAAGCTAATTAAACTTAATTACTCCTATGAGAAGAAAagaccaagaaaaataaaacaacaTTAAATAATTAAAGGTGGTGTGAGCAGGACATCATCCTGTATTATCTGTACAATTGGGTTATATGGTTTATCATAGTGTACATGGTAGGTTTAAACCTTTTAAGTGGTAGATGTGGCAGTTGACTTTTCAAGTGTCTCTTTGATCCTATCAAACCTATGGGGATGAGCATGAACATGGTTTTAATGCTTTTCACTGCTTTTTATGTGTGACTTATGCTTGTTCTATGACATGTTTAGCCTGCTAAACTTAGATATCATCTTTATGTAGCGAAGTTGTAGCCTATCATCAGAAGCCTGGAGCTAGCTTGATCTTTTGGTTAGCAGTTTCTGAGGTTTAAACTTCAAGTCCAAAGAATTTCTCTGTAATCTTCAAAgcaaaagaaataagagaaagaTGAATGATAAACAGCGATCTATTCTCCTCGACATCTCATCTCGCTTCTCGCCTCCACAAGGCGTGAAGCTATCATACGGAACATCGGGGTTCAGAGCCGATGCATCATTGCTAGAATCAGCGGTGTATAGAGTTGGATTATTGGCAGCGCTGAGATCACTCAAAACCAGGGCAGTCATTGGACTTATGATCACCGCATCACACAATGAAATTTCCGATAATGGAATCAAAGTAGCAGACCCCAGTGGTGGAATGTTGACTCAGGATTGGGAACCATTTGCTGAGTCACTTGCCAATGCACCTGATTCCTATACCCTGGTTGAGGTGATGTCTCATTTGAGCTGGTTATTCTCTTTATTTATGCACTTCCTTAATTCTTAGGAGAATTGGGGGAAACGTCATGTTTTGCTGCCTATCTAATGAATAAGAAAGAAGTGATTGTGTTGTTCATTTATTTACTAAATTCAGTAAATGCATGCGAAAAGGTGTAAAATGTAGCACTAACAAGCTAAGGTTCATTTTGTCAAATTCGTTAATATATGCCTCTAGAATATGTAGTTCAAAAGTTGTAATTGATTGGCAATCCACCATGTtctcttcactttttttttttggtaatttctTTCTGCTATCCATCTGGACCTGATTTTGGCAAAATTCGTTGATTTAATTCCTTTCTCAGTCTAGTTTGTATGGACAGTATAGGTACTTTTTGGATTATGATTAGACCTTAGGTTTGGGTAGGGAAAGAATCTGTGGTATGTAATGGTGCTTATTATGGTGTGTTTGTAGCTGGTATAAGAGATTTAGACTAACAGCAGCGTTTATCACACATCTTAAATCAACATACGCTACTAGTTTAAAACTTATTCTGCACCTAGTTGCCATGCgctattatatttatatttgagtTAGGTGTCATCTCAGGTTTTTTTGTTTCAGTCATAATTTTACTTATTATCAGGTACAAAAGATGAGCATTTACATTTTCTTTGAAACAGATTTTAGATGATTTTgttaagaaggaaaaaattgcACTTGATGGAGAATGGGCAGCAGAGGTTTTCTTGGGAAGAGATACAAGGCCTAGTGGAGTGTCTCTCCTTGAAGCTGCAAAACAAGTACTGACTCCCCTTTAACATAATGAAATTATTTTCAGCATTTACAAGTTCATAGGCATATAAAATATAAGTTGCCTGTAAATGTGTTAAACTTTGGTGATTGCAGACAAGCACACCTTACTTCGGCGTTTAACTCTTTTTGTCTTAGTAATTGTTGGATGATTACTTCAAAGGACTGACATTAATATCAGGGGGTTGCTTCTATTGTCAAAGCCAATGCCAAGGACATGGGAGTTCTAACAACACCACAACTGCATTGGATGGTTCGTGCTAGAAACAAGGGCCTGGAAGCATCTGAGCATAATTACTTTGACCAGCTTTCAAGCTCTTTCAGGTTATTTCTGTGTGTATAACTTTCTTATGTTGTCTTTTGTCTGTTGCTTCAATCTAAAATACTTCTCTCTGAAatacttttactttttataTTTCTGAAGATGTTCATCTTCCGCATCTGTCTAGGTGCTTGCTGGAATTGATCCCTCAAGGCAGTAGAATCGTTGGTACTAATGACAAACTGATTGTGGATGGAGCAGATGGTATTGGTGCAGAAAAACTTGAAAGTCTGAAAGGGCTGTTAAATGGCTTGTGTGTAGAAGTTCGTAATTCTGGTAATGGTGTACTTAATGAAGGTGTTGGTGCTGACTATGTGCAGAAAGAGAAGGTAGTGCCTCGTGGATTTGGTCCTGCTGATGTTGGAATCAGGTGAGCAGTCATAGTTTTTCATTTTGAGTAGAACAATCTCTCTAGCACCTGCTGTTGAATGAGTCTCCATATTTGCATATAGGACTTATAGCATTTGCCTTAATTGAGGATGAATTGTAGTCTTCCAGTTCGATTGGAAAATGAAACGCAATCCTGTTTTTCATGGTCATTCATGCTAGTTCCAAGAATAGTGCCCCTAGATCTGGTTCTTTGTGACCATGTGACATTGAGGTCACTTATTCCCTTCCATACCTTGTAGGCCCTGCTAGGAAATTTAGATCTTGTCTTGTTGCCATACTTAGACATGAGAGATGGTCTTTGGTGGATCTAAATAATTTCTGAAGTTGATTGTGTCAATCGCTACCATAGTTCCCCAAAGTTTTGGGATTGTTGATGTGGTTTCTGCCTGCAGCAGTTATAGAAAAACAGTACCTATGAGCATCATTTTTCGACTTACAATTATTCTTTTTGGTTTTAAGTTTTTTAAGTACATGATATGGAAAGTTCTTCAAAGCTTGAACTAACTCTTCTCCATTATTACGTTATAATTCATCTAGTATGGTATTTAAGGACTTTTCTGTTTGCTTGATGGTGGATGGGATGTGGGAACTGAAACTTAAATGTTACTAATGTTCCAGGTGCGCTAGTTTCGATGGAGATGCTGATCGGCTTGTGTATTTCTTAGTTCAACCAAATAGTAACAAAATTGAACTTGTTGACGGTGACAAGATAatggctttatttgctttattccTTGAAGAACAATTAAGTATTCTGAACAAGAGTGGAGATGTTACAGTTAGGCCAAATCAAACACGTCTCGGGATTGTGCAGACAGCTTATGCAAATGGCGCATCCACTAGTTACCTAAAGCAATTGGGCCTAGAAGTTGTGTTCACTCCCACTGGTGTCAAACACGTGCATGAGAAAGCTGCTGAATACGATATTGGGATCTATTTTGAGGCAAATGGGCATGGAACTGTCTTGTTTTCTGAAGCTTACTTGTGCTATTTAGAGGATATAAACAGTAATTTATCATTAACTTCAACAGGTCTGTCATCAAGTTCTGTTCCTTAATCATCTTGCTGGTTAGGTCTTCTTAACTTGCATACTTATAAGTTGATCGTTCCATGTTCAGAGAAACAAAAGGCTGCTTCAAGACTTTTGGCTGTAAGTAAATTGATCAATCAGGCTGTAGGGGATGCCCTCAGTGGGCTGCTTTTGGTGGAAGCCATCTTACAGCATTTGGGGTGGTCTATCCAAAGGTGGAATGAGCTTTACCATGACTTACCCAGCAGACAACTTAaggttgtttttctttttaatatatatgtaaatattatttagaGAATGCGTTCTATTGGAATTCCTTCTGTTGTTGGATCACCCAATACAAATTTGGTCaggataaaaatttttttttttttgaatgccaGCAAATTTGTGTTTGGGTATATCCAAGCCTGCTATACTATCTTGCTTCACATTTTCAAATGCTTTTTAATCCTACCATCATGTTGTTCCTTTTCTGGTCTAAGTTCGTTTTGTTAAGGACCTAGATGGTCTGTCATCTAGGTGTTGGATATGTGAGCAGTATACTGTATGCTCTTATGTTTATTGGCTTTAACTTCACTACAATGTCTAGGATTCTTTGCTTTATTCTCCTCCAAGCGGAAGATGTGTCTGAATAAGCAAATCTAAAGTATGATCACCATTTAAATGCTGCATATTTGCTGAAGAATGTGTTTTTTGTTAGTCTAAGGTGGATACATACAGTTATATGTGAAAATTTATTTCACAATTTTCCTTTCTGGTATGTAGGTAAAGGTGCTTGAC of Coffea arabica cultivar ET-39 chromosome 5c, Coffea Arabica ET-39 HiFi, whole genome shotgun sequence contains these proteins:
- the LOC113719875 gene encoding phosphoacetylglucosamine mutase, whose product is MNDKQRSILLDISSRFSPPQGVKLSYGTSGFRADASLLESAVYRVGLLAALRSLKTRAVIGLMITASHNEISDNGIKVADPSGGMLTQDWEPFAESLANAPDSYTLVEILDDFVKKEKIALDGEWAAEVFLGRDTRPSGVSLLEAAKQGVASIVKANAKDMGVLTTPQLHWMVRARNKGLEASEHNYFDQLSSSFRCLLELIPQGSRIVGTNDKLIVDGADGIGAEKLESLKGLLNGLCVEVRNSGNGVLNEGVGADYVQKEKVVPRGFGPADVGIRCASFDGDADRLVYFLVQPNSNKIELVDGDKIMALFALFLEEQLSILNKSGDVTVRPNQTRLGIVQTAYANGASTSYLKQLGLEVVFTPTGVKHVHEKAAEYDIGIYFEANGHGTVLFSEAYLCYLEDINSNLSLTSTEKQKAASRLLAVSKLINQAVGDALSGLLLVEAILQHLGWSIQRWNELYHDLPSRQLKVKVLDRAAVVTANAETVVVKPSGIQEAINAEIAKYHKGRCFIRPSGTEDVVRVYAEASTQEAADGLAYSVAKLADQFLGSTNS